AATTTGCCGTAATTTATATTCTAAGTTGAACATGTACTCATCTGATTCCTGTATTTCCACTGCTACATCTTCATCCGAAGTTTGCTCCAAGATCTTCTCGTTGATGTTCTCTAAAGTTCTTTTCTTCTGAGTGACTACTTCTaataatgttgaaatttcctcgTAATCCTCTTTGGAACTTTGTtgaatttcttcaaatttctTCAGGAGTTTCGTTACTGCACCTTTGTGTCCCGCTCGTACGGCTTTCATCTTCGTATCCATTTTccatcctggtcacggcaccataaTATCATAAAGTGGGTGATAGAAATAAAAGACGTCTTGACTATTTGATAGATGTATTAGAAAAGCATAGTAACACGTCAAGGTGACGTGACGTTACATAAAGCGCGGTACATAGTAAACGTCCAGTGTGCGGTATTTACGATAGTGTTGTTTGTTTCTTTCCTCTTATTATCTTTGACATTTGCATCCCATCAGAACAGCTTTTTTGAGAAGATATAAATTTCAAGTGTTCAACCAAATGTCACAGATAGTGCATTATCTGTATGCACATTCACCTTGTATTAAAATGAGTTAAATACATTTCTAATAATTTCAATTCAAACATTGAATAGATGTATAGATTTTTtaagtgatttttaaaataatttgtttttttagtcCAAAGACATACAAAATCATTTAATTGCCATCCTTTTATGATTCTTTGTtcaatttgtatttaatttatattgttttatcaattCACATTATTTTAAGAAGGATATAACTTAAAACAGGATTAAACAGGGGAAGTAACATGAAATTTCTTTGAAGTGTTTTCAAAACAGGAGGGTTAGAAGGTATgcatgttcaacgaattacaattttttttatattctttgtatgtacatgtagctaTGAGTAAAACCCCAAATCAAATATCTACGATTTTCCATCAATGCACGAAAATTGATActcataaaaataaatgaatccagtcCCTCCTACCATGTTCACATGCTTCTATCATTCTATTCCTTCGTCTTGTGACAgtgaaatatttgtataaaaagagGACATGTCAATTGATGCAAGTATAGTTTTATACtaccccgctttaaaaaagtTTTATACCCCGATTTAAAAAAGTTGGGGTGTACTGTCTTACTGTCCTGGCATCCATCTGTCAGTCAGTCCATCtgtccaatgaatatttttcgtcgcatcttTCTCTGGAACTACATGTACAATACATGGATTTGTGAAATtaggtttcagggtttatatgtAAGTCAGCAttacttttgtatgcatttttagatttatcactcaacaacttcctgtttccCGAAAAACTTGTATTATTTTGAGAATACAACACAGAAATCTTAGTATACAGGCTTAATGCAGACTTTTGTTAAAACAGTGGTTATTGTTTCTATAATTGCAACAATTTAATGTTTCTTATTTTAGATCCGTCCTGGACCAGGAGACAGGTTCAAAGACAGAGTAACATGGGTTCCCAATACTATAAACCTGAAGTTTAGTGATCTAATAACAAATGATACAGGATTTTATGATGTTGCCATAACTATTTTTGGAGCAGGGAAGGAAGAAACTAAAGATACAAAAGCAACTTTCCAGCTGACTGTCAAAGGTTTGTTCCTGTTTAATATTGATCTATATTAAAAATCTACTTATATCCTAATGACCTATCCTAGCTCAATAAAAGGCATTTTATtaataccatgtacatgtaccagCACTAGTATATGCTTGTATCAAATTTCTATAAACTAAACACTGTTTCCCAAACAACATGACAGATTAGCCACTGTTAGTAAATTttatgtattcacactgaaatatagttccctatggttctcatgtatgtgcacataatacacatataaactgaaaaatggGTATtttattggagcagttcattcaagaatgtatgtcattaaggtgtgttgatgtgccagctttttataccccacgcaacgggttgcggagggtataatgtttttgacccgtccgtccgtccgtccgtcagtccgtccgtcagtcctgtttcttgtcatcgcaactcctctcaaaccacataacagaatttcatgaaaccttttcagataataaggacatattatgtagatgtgcatatcgacaggaaatcatgattcaattttatttctaggagttacacctctttgaacttgtttgctttaaggtactacttcaacagtttgtcatctcaactcctctgaaaccacacaacagaatttcatgaaactttgtagataataaggacatactacgtagatgtgcatatcaacagaaaattacgattcaattttttttctaggagtcatgcccctttgaacttattttgcttcaatgtacttctgcaacagtttgtcatctcaactcctctgaaaacacacaacagaatttcatgaaattttgtagataataaggacatactatgtagatgtgtatattgacaggaaattattattcagtattttttcttatactaatttaatttctccaatgacaatgtggggacgtggggtatgtgagcgtgctcactaaggttctttaatttttgatagctataaaatgcaatcagctgattgttgattttctgtccaaatcttaatgaggtcaaggtgaattccgagtattgtctgatcgggaaaagtccgagaaactaaaaaaaaaggaaataaacaagatggaggaaataaatcgttataaatattcatttcgCCAAATTCGCAAATGACAATTTTTAAttgccacaattattattttttgcaaattgcgaaaatggcgaccgccagcggataCCCTGGTTACATTATTTtcccccaccataccttaatatggaattattcaaactactcttctaatctttccatgagtgatttccatcactttgattagGATTATGTTGTTTGGTTTAAGGCTAACTAAAATTAataagtagattttcatccaaagttttgaaaaaaatggggcgggtgggaggattttatttttaaattttatttaatatgaaaccttcttgtgacgtaaacttcatatatatatatgcaggtGTTATAATTAGCTTATACCATGTACATGTGTAAACATGTATAAAGAATcgtacataatttttcaaattcttaaataaatatctctgattggcaacGACTGCTCTACATGCAATTATTTGCTACTTTAGAAACATATTtccagtaaacatggtaaacagtAAAATCATGGAGACATTGGACTACTTTTTAAGTGatggtttgtagtccccataaaattatgcaaatacaatggtatgcaacacaagtattatgaatgaaatgagaACTCAAACAGTGTTGGTAATAGTAGGGTTGTGCTTTTAAGACTCCCAAGTTATGCAAGACTGaagcaaatataattacaatgtaaaacatgaagttgtttaatgactctgTTAAGGTATTtggtgtttttaaacaaaaacaatagccatGGGTAAATCTAAGGGGTTTCTATAACACAATTTGtatgtttgccgactttttgaactcaatatacggtcatagatctaacaagttcgtgcttTTGTCAGTTTCTTTAAtccagttatgtttttttttctaccaatgtgttccacgattcttgcGCTTTTGAAATCTTTCAAAGCCCAAATTTGCTGACACAAAGTCaatgttttattgaaaaaaatccacGGTTTTCTAATGACAAAAATTTGTGACATACTgcgatttgcgttcttggacacagcgtattactcgtaacccgaatatttcatgcccttctcaaTGAGGTAATCTATCTCTATTCTCCGTAGATGATATTGTCATCTTTGTCAACATAACAATGGTTTTAAAGTACTCgaaacaagaaatatgaaaaccgaaatttgaaacaggaagttcgaatgaaacgaaattattgacGGTTACCAGTAACAGAAATAatcaaaatccggaaatcgtaaatttttcaaaataaaaaaaatcggggcgggcggggatgaaaatctagcaattaattttaattggcctaatagAAGTAGAGCtgcttttgaaaatgaaaaagttattggTTGTCATTTCTGGAGTATGGGATTTTTAATAAGTCTTCTTGTTAAAGCAATAGATATATGCCTAAGGTATCCTTACGTAAGATTTTTTACaaaaccattttatttttttctgataaatgcCTTCTATAATATAAATATTCCATTTTATGCTTAAGACAAATTTAGTGTGCATGATAAGGGCATTTATAGCACCGCGGGTAAATTATCATGTTGTTATTGGTTTAAGCCGTCatgtggtgaccccctatgagaccgtagggggttagtaaatttcataagGGGTTCATGACgtgttaatggtgacgtcatctactAATGTTGTTgcgtttcattgtttatttttcaacaaaacaaaacagaaaaatgcTGAGTTCAACATGAACCTAATCTAAGCATAGTAgtctctaaacatgctaaagaaaGTTATTTCCAtgaaaaaatctgaaattttccAACATTCCCAATTTTTGGCTTACCAGGACCTGCAACAGGAAGTAGCAGTTCCTTAAGTGTATTTCAATGCTTCACACAATCAGATAATTTAATCCTCTGTTCTGCATGTCCAGAAAAAATAACTGTGAAAGTTCTTTTATTCTAGGGGTACCAAGTTTGCCTGGTTATAatgaaacaaatttaaaagtGTACAAATTTATGAAGACAGTTATAAAACTTACttttagaattattttatttaatttctaatCATTTGCCTATAGAGCAACACGAAAAGAAATGTTCATTTTGATAGTACAGCTAACCTTGCAAATTTTGATTATATCAACATTATATGCATGATGCACATATGCACCAAACGTTTTATATGATTTAGAACATGGCTATTGCTAATTGTCTAGATCTGTAAAGTGATAGAAGATGGTCATATCAAAAGTatttcaaatatgagaattttgaAAAGGCAAATGAAGGGGCAAAATAGCATTTTGAAGTAAATCATTATTCAGATTAAATCAtcaaaaaaaattgcaatatcTTCTATTAAATGGCAAATACATACATAAGTAGttaaatcatttttgaaaaaaaataatatcaaggGAAGCAATGACCATATTTAACCTTTTGAGGTACCAGATTCTGTGATTTATATGAGAAAAAGTACTTGACATCTTATTCTAATTTTAACAGGAAAACATTATAATCCCAACATTTGTCTATTTTCAGCAAAATGCAATTCTGAGAGTAATGGTGGAGGAATAACTACTGGAACTATTGTGGCAGTTGTAGTTGGTCTATTAGTTTTTTTGATAATAACATTAGTCATTGTTCTGGTTCTCATAAAGAAGAGAAAAGGTAAACTTTATAGTTgtgttcatgaaaaaaaaataatacctgCAAAGAACTTTTATCCTCATTATAATGGAGGGTTCTAGTCTCAAAGGtacttgtttataaaatatttactgtggattcataattattcgttggatacaaatttttcgtggatttcgtagATACAGCTGAACCACGAAATTagatgttcaacaaatgacaaattttctataggcttgtattaAGTCTTTGGAAAAAACCACGATATTAAATGTCCAAGAACAAGTAAGTTTTCCTTCATCCACAAAAACTGGTGCccatgaaaattaatgaatccactgtAACTGTAATTTGAATGTGTCTGTGCAGATGTTTATTTTCACTGAACTGGTACACActtttgtttaggagccagccaAAGCCCGTCTCCTTTTGCAGGATTTTcttctctgtgttgaagaccctttggtggtCATCAGCTGTTTTCTGCCCTTCAGTCAGGAAATcccaatttctattctcaattttatatctgtTTGGCAGGCTTCATCAAACCTTGACATCGTTTCTAAGGTTTGAAAATAGGgcaatttttttataactttccaGGAAAGCCATTATCATTTCATTAATGTGACTAGGTTCAAGTGATATACAAAGTATTCTTACAATTATAATAGACTTGAATTCCACCTCACCTTTATCTAATTGTACAGCTGAATCTATATCAAAGTTGTAAAGTTGTACAAAAAGGAAAAAGTAGTCATTTTGGAATTtttatataactaaaaaaaaaatttcattccaattcttttaaaaatgttgtctacataagaaacatgatttaattttaatcaaaaccttcaatatttataaaaaaaatcatcatgtaTATGTTTAGTTGTCTATAAGTTACCACAGTGCAAACAATCATACCTTTTTACACTACGTGTAGGGGACATTCAGGTATTTAATTGGACTTCCATTATATTCAATCTTAAACTTTAATTTACTTCCACTGAAAAGGATACACCTTTCATACTACACCAAAACACACATCCAGTTCAAATTTCTGTAGCGTTAAGGTTACTTTCACTATTCATGAGTTGtgttcatatatacatgtaaatagaaAAATTTAAGTTTCCACACTTTAACTTTACTAAATGCctaaataaaatgtaattaaacttaaacacaatacacatgtaaaatattgttttctgtttgtagATAATAAAGGTGGGTACTTGGcagcaatatcaaaataaaaacctAGAAAGGAAAGAACAAGTTTTTGGAAAACACCTTTACAAGAGGCAGTCATACTATTTGTTCCAtctgtttatttgaaataaaagattatttATGGTTACAGTGAGATTGGGAAGCTGAGacataatgaaaatttaaaaaaatctgactTAAGActcagaagtaaaaaaaaaatattgaaaatatttgatcAGTAAAGATGATATTGACATTGACTGCACTcacaacaaaaagacaatgaATTTTAATTAACTATAGACCAGCATATTTAGTACCATTATAAAAATTACttctaaaatattgaaaacagatTTGTAAGTTGTGAGCTAACAAATTAGAGGTGTTACCTCATAGTTAGCATTATTTGAAATATTCTACATCCCAATCTTTACAATTAATGTGCATTAATAAATTGCATTAAAAAATCAGTAATATTATCTGTACAATCTATAGTTAAACATTTGAACTAATTGTTAATgataatcaagaaaaaaatggaaTATATGGATAATCAGTGTTCTCCAAAGATTCTTTGAGAAAAATTTTGGTCTcagatttatttcaaaatttgggTTACcctgaaatattaattattattttatttgacacTATGCAATTCTATGGAGAACATTATTAAATGTATTTGTCTGAGTATTGTTATGAAAACTTTATCAAgagggaaaatagaatatgtacattatgtaatgagggaataggggatgagttttgtatattgtttatctgtaaaaaatgctgatgtttctgctcttagatcaTGTAGATCAAAGTTTATACCAAATTATTATGTAATCAATCCAAGCAAGAAAAATTTTACTGGTTTGCtgtctatatgtaacgtacatgttcaaaagaaattatcaattttcgtaaagaaattatcaatttttgtaaagaaaattatgAAATACTTTTACTAATTAAACTAATTATACCAATAGTATTTataatatactatgtatttgtgtttcacTATGTATTATCCTATTGTTTGTAATAATATTGTCCTTTTGCACACCTGTATGTGTCTGAGggtatgaataaaatcttgaaaaaaacctTCAATTTAAGctaaattaaagtcataagaaacctcaaatcaaaaaaaaataatgcatatgattttaataactcaatggatagttttcattataaaacttatgaacatatacttttttctgaagaaaattctttaaattattcatatttagaagaagtttactttatttgaatagcttccttccagcaagcaattcccccgagatattttccgtatgcaaggtgacctcagtgtgacccatctcgtaaaaatccggtgaccacaatacgcatggatgtccttaaaataaactattatctgaatttacatgttaaacacgtgctcaatttccatgcttttttgtttatttttcgtcaattgttgacaaacaggtgacaatcgttaaacttcggcttcaagacacgaactttaattacctgccatattttcacaacaacactgaccgattgaaaaaaaaattgacaattatacgaaatttacacgaaaaaaatgataaattcgagcacagaagactaagtatatgatgtttgtatgcattggttcaagaattggaagaacattatttttcaccggtcactcgtttcttatgactttaaatattgCAATATACACAGCCAAGTTGTTAACACTATACATTTTGCTATATGGCGAATTTAGATTTTCATCGTAACAACGTATTTGGAACAATTTTAATCTTCCAAAAAAAGGATTATGGTTTTATAGAAATGAAAGATTGGATTTATTTATGCTGCATTTATTCTTTCAAGGGAAAGcaatttttcaaatgatttaaacCAGGCTATCAATTCAATTTTAAAGTGCTTGGCCTATTTGATGTGCAATTGTAGTTGTTCTTGTGGCCTTAAACATGAAACCATTTAAATTTCAAATGCTCATattagtgtttgttgttgtttatatagtatagtaatattAACAATGTTTACataaatgtgtgtgtgtgtgtgtgcagTTTAAAgatattctttttataattgaAAGAGCATAATAATGTTAAAAGTTAGTGTAGATTGTAAAAAGTTGTTGTTGATAACAAACATTGgttgtatattataaaaaaagttattatagATTAAGTGAATAAGACTGACATGGTGTTCTATTAAACTGtgacacttttatttttatatttaagaatactATACTTGAATGGATAGACAACATTTATGTTCAGCTTTTCACATACTAAACTAACTTCTATGCTTGTTAagc
The window above is part of the Mytilus edulis chromosome 6, xbMytEdul2.2, whole genome shotgun sequence genome. Proteins encoded here:
- the LOC139529087 gene encoding uncharacterized protein isoform X1, which translates into the protein MLKAIFTAVKLLCLAFPVLATGASYHNQEPVSLCSGKEVTTNFVYGDSAVKFINLTVINWTVRKTKQDMAEIFSYYNKAAGFKIRPGPGDRFKDRVTWVPNTINLKFSDLITNDTGFYDVAITIFGAGKEETKDTKATFQLTVKAKCNSESNGGGITTGTIVAVVVGLLVFLIITLVIVLVLIKKRKDNKGGYLAAISK
- the LOC139529087 gene encoding uncharacterized protein isoform X2 is translated as MLKAIFTAVKLLCLAFPVLATGASYHNQEPVSLCSGKEVTTNFVYGDSAVKFINLTVINWTVRKTKQDMAEIFSYYNKAAGFKIRPGPGDRFKDRVTWVPNTINLKFSDLITNDTGFYDVAITIFGAGKEETKDTKATFQLTVKAKCNSESNGGGITTGTIVAVVVGLLVFLIITLVIVLVLIKKRKDKKGYMAALTK